From Tripterygium wilfordii isolate XIE 37 chromosome 13, ASM1340144v1, whole genome shotgun sequence, the proteins below share one genomic window:
- the LOC120013954 gene encoding serine/threonine-protein kinase STY13-like produces MSCRDRNRGGGNSEFEQPVLRRSVEEEPRPLTQNGSARDPQLIIDESLLVDPKLLFIGSKIGEGAHGKVYEGRYGDRIVAIKVLDRGRTSDERAALENRFTREVIMMSRVKHENLVTFIGACKEPLMVIVTELLPGLSLRKYLTSIRPKQLDLHVVLSFALDIARATDFLHANGIIHRDLKPDNLLLTANQKAVKLADFGLAREESVTEMMTAETGTYRWMAPELYSTVTLRQGEKKHYNNKVDVYSFGIVLWELLTNRMPFEGMSNLQAAYAAAFKQERPSLPEDIPSDLAFIIQSSWVEDPNLRPSFSQIIRMLNAFQFTLTPPLLPSIPNTNLNEEGATSNGSTMALISVRARGKFAFLRQFFSAKKAKNSQ; encoded by the exons ATGAGTTGCAGAGACAGGAATAGAGGAGGAGGGAATTCGGAGTTTGAGCAGCCGGTTTTACGGAGGTCTGTCGAGGAAGAACCAAGACCACTTACCCAGAATGGGTCGGCGAGGGACCCGCAGTTAATAATTGATGAGAGCCTTTTGGTTGACCCGAAGTTGTTGTTTATTGGGTCCAAAATTGGTGAGGGAGCCCATGGAAAGGTCTATGAAGGCAG GTATGGCGATCGAATTGTTGCAATCAAAGTTCTCGACCGTGGGAGAACTTCAGATGAAAGAGCTGCTCTTGAAAATCGTTTCACTCGTGAAGTCATCATGATGTCTCGCGttaaacatgaaaatcttgtcACG TTTATTGGAGCTTGCAAAGAGCCATTGATGGTCATAGTTACAGAGCTTCTACCAGGCTTGTCACTCCGGAAATATTTGACTAGTATTCGTCCAAAACAATTGGACCTTCATGTGGTTCTGAGTTTCGCCCTTGACATTGCTCGAGCAACGGATTTTTTACATGCCAATGGAATCATACACAGAGATCTTAAGCCAG ACAATTTGTTGCTCACAGCAAATCAGAAGGCCGTGAAGCTTGCGGACTTTGGTCTTGCAAGAGAAGAATCTGTGACTGAGATGATGACTGCTGAAACTGGCACTTACCGGTGGATGGCTCCTGAG TTGTACAGCACTGTGACTTTGCGTCAGGGAGAGAAGAAGCATTACAATAACAAGGTTGATGTTtatagctttggaattgtcttgTGGGAGCTATTGACTAACCGCATGCCATTTGAAGGCATGTCCAATTTACAGGCTGCATATGCCGCTGCTTTCAag CAAGAGAGGCCTAGTCTTCCGGAGGATATACCCTCTGATCTGGCATTCATCATACAGTCAAGTTGGGTTGAGGATCCCAACCTGAGGCCCAGCTTCAGCCAGATTATCCGCATGCTCAATGCATTTCAGTTCACACTGACACCACCATTATTGCCATCTATACCAAATACTAACTTGAACGAAGAAGGAGCAACTAGTAATGGTAGTACTATGGCCCTGATATCTGTTCGTGCAAGAGGGAAATTTGCCTTTCTCAGGCAGTTTTTCTCGGCTAAGAAAGCCAAGAACTCACAATGA
- the LOC120013329 gene encoding MACPF domain-containing protein CAD1-like, translated as MVEMVNAAAMHTVVNSVQALGRGFDVNSDTRLLYCKGIAGSRIVEVDEEQTRDLFLYDDLVLCDVSRDIKNSVESIGRRSSGVCTFNEMVEYFNQIANISGGFPLGSFNSAFSFTGSKHIDAAAVKALSVDGFYIPLAKVELKRSLLLQENVKRAVPTSWDPPSLATFIEYFGTHVITSVTIGGKDMIYVKQHQSSPLSTVEMKNYVQEIGNQRFSDTGSPSCQTKFKDKGADSGLFNSQEIYPQPTNAPYSTGKEDVTVIFRRRGGDDLEQSHHQWARTVRSSPDVIEMTFIPITSLLDGLPGKEHLTRAISLYLEFKPRIEELRYFLEFQVPRVWAPVQDKIPGQQRKEPVCPSLHFSMMGQKLFVSQEQISVGRKPVTGMRLCLEGSRKNRLSIHLQHLASLPKILRPYWDAHMAIGAPKWQGPEEQDSRWFEPVKWKNFSHVSTAPIENPETFIGDLSGVSIVTGAQLGVWDFGSRNVLYMKLLYSRLPGCTIRRSLWDHSPNDKTKRVVGSVATANPGGSGSGSGSRDGNAGNKLAKFVDMAEMIKGPQDPPGHWLVTGGKLGVEKGKIVVRVKYSLLNY; from the exons ATGGTGGAGATGGTGAATGCAGCGGCCATGCACACTGTCGTTAACTCTGTTCAGGCGTTAGGGAGGGGTTTTGATGTGAATTCCGACACGAGGTTGCTTTATTGTAAGGGGATCGCAGGGTCTAGAATTGTTGAGGTCGATGAGGAACAAACTAGGGATCTATTTTTGTATGATGATTTAGTTTTGTGTGATGTTTCAAGGGATATCAAGAACTCCGTTGAATCGATTGGCAGAAGGAGCTCTGGTGTTTGTACTTTCAACGAG ATGGTGGAGTATTTTAATCAAATCGCTAATATATCAGGAGGTTTTCCTCTCGGTAGCTTCAATTCTGCATTTAGCTTCACCGGCTCAAAGCACATTGACGCTGCTGCAGTGAAGGCCCTTTCAGTGGATGGGTTTTATATTCCCCTTGCCAAGGTCGAGCTTAAAAGATCACTATTATTACAAGAAAATGTTAAGCGGGCTGTTCCAACCAGCTGGGATCCTCCATCATTGGCAAC CTTTATTGAATATTTTGGGACACACGTTATCACCTCTGTAACTATTGGGGGTAAGGATATGATTTATGTAAAACAGCACCAGTCATCACCTTTGTCAACCGTGGAGATGAAAAATTATGTTCAGGAAATCGGAAATCAGAGGTTCTCTGACACAGGAAGTCCTTCATGTCAAACGAAATTCAAGGATAAG GGTGCTGATTCTGGCTTATTCAACAGCCAAGAAATATACCCTCAGCCTACAAATGCACCGTATTCTACTGGAAAAGAA GATGTTACGGTCATTTTCCGGAGGAGGGGAGGAGATGATCTTGAGCAGAGTCACCACCAGTGGGCAAGAACAGTCCGTTCCTCACCAGATGTGATTGAGATGACTTTCATCCCTATCACATCTCTCCTTGATGGGTTACCTGGGAAGGAGCACCTAACTCGTGCTATTAGTTTATATCTTGAAT TCAAACCTCGGATTGAAGAACTGAGATATTTTCTGGAGTTCCAGGTTCCTCGGGTATGGGCTCCTGTACAGGACAAGATTCCTGGTCAACAGAGAAAAGAACCTGTTTGCCCGTCCTTGCATTTCAGCATGATGGGGCAAAAGCTATTCGTCAGCCAAGAGCAG ATATCAGTTGGACGTAAGCCTGTAACAGGGATGCGATTGTGTCTAGAAGGAAGTAGGAAGAATCGATTAAGCATTCATCTCCAGCACTTAGCATCTCTTCCGAAGATCCTTCGACCATATTGGGATGCTCATATGGCAATCGGTGCTCCTAAATGGCAGGGCCCTGAGGAGCAAGATAGCCGATGGTTTGAGCCAGTGAAATGGAAGAATTTTTCTCACGTGAGCACTGCGCCAATTGAGAACCCTGAAACCTTTATAGGAGACCTCTCTGGTGTTTCAATAGTCACTGGAGCTCAGCTTGGAGTTTGGGACTTCGGATCTAGAAATGTCCTATACATGAAGCTTTTGTATTCTAGACTACCAGGCTGCACAATACGAAGATCTTTGTGGGACCATTCTCCAAATGACAAGACAAAAAGGGTGGTTGGTAGTGTAGCAACAGCCAACCCTGGTGGCTCAGGTTCAGGTTCAGGTTCAAGAGATGGCAATGCAGGCAACAAGTTGGCCAAGTTTGTTGATATGGCTGAGATGATCAAAGGACCACAAGATCCACCAGGTCATTGGTTAGTTACCGGTGGAAAACTCGGTGTGGAGAAAGGCAAAATTGTTGTAAGAGTGAAATATTCCTTGCTAAATTATTAG
- the LOC120012374 gene encoding non-specific lipid-transfer protein 1-like — protein MAGTKIVSLLLVCMVVVAPMVTDAAITCGTVVSLISPCVNYLRGTVPLSQACCSGVKALNAQASTTQDRQTTCGCLKAAAGGVNANRAAGLPSQCGVNIPYKISPNTDCSKIT, from the coding sequence ATGGCTGGCACTAAGATTGTCTCCCTGCTCCTTGTATGCATGGTTGTGGTTGCACCCATGGTTACAGATGCAGCCATTACTTGTGGGACAGTGGTAAGTCTAATATCACCATGCGTCAACTACCTTCGTGGCACGGTGCCTCTGTCACAGGCTTGCTGCAGTGGCGTCAAGGCTCTCAACGCCCAGGCTAGTACCACACAAGATCGCCAAACCACCTGCGGTTGCTTGAAGGCTGCCGCTGGTGGCGTCAATGCTAATCGTGCTGCTGGTCTTCCTAGCCAGTGTGGTGTCAACATTCCTTACAAAATCAGCCCCAACACTGACTGCTCCAAGATCACCTGA